One segment of Gammaproteobacteria bacterium DNA contains the following:
- a CDS encoding PD-(D/E)XK nuclease domain-containing protein: protein MCSEQEWGGGFVDLYLAPCYARYHDMRHVYLIELKYLKRGEGSPAQWQKAIAEAQTQLQQYMQDARVRELLGPATLHPLILVYSGWELVYREEWGATTPATIPT from the coding sequence GTGTGTAGCGAGCAGGAATGGGGTGGCGGGTTTGTCGATCTCTATCTGGCGCCGTGCTATGCGCGCTATCACGATATGCGCCATGTCTATCTGATCGAACTGAAATATCTCAAACGTGGCGAGGGCAGTCCGGCGCAATGGCAGAAGGCGATTGCCGAGGCGCAAACGCAGTTACAACAATACATGCAGGATGCGCGGGTGCGGGAACTCCTCGGCCCGGCGACTCTGCATCCGCTGATTCTGGTGTACAGCGGCTGGGAACTGGTTTATCGGGAAGAATGGGGAGCAACGACGCCTGCTACGATCCCGACCTGA
- the cls gene encoding cardiolipin synthase, protein MVDHLIALLPFAWLLWIVLVALGLILERRSPAATLAWLLALLFMPYFGFLVYLLFGPRRLRRRRLRYGRARERLIQSTRDLRPDHAIPEGFPDAGLERQIALLLARISQGAPAPATGVTVLETGDACYEAIETAIAAAQHHIHLEYYMWQPDQVGTRLRDALIEKARHGVQVRLLLDAIGSDRINHRFLQPLQDAGVQVAWFNPIGLRRFRLKYVNFRTHRKIMVCDGRVGFTGGINISDEHSQILCRNDAWRDTHLRIEGEPVHRLQFIFLEDWYFATDQAPFEDKFFPRFAETTGHWLQIVESGPDNNRHAIAKLYFAAIAGAQRQLLLATPYFVPSEALTTALVTAALRGVNVQVLAPKNSDSRLVTAAARSYYDELVSAGVAIHEYGPPMLHAKLMVVDERIAAVGSANFDNRSLMLNFEAIAVLYDAGLAATLAHSFAADLRCASRYVKPGRRATLSQRLGESTARLLSPLL, encoded by the coding sequence ATGGTTGACCATCTGATCGCTTTGCTTCCATTCGCTTGGTTGCTATGGATCGTGCTGGTGGCCCTGGGTCTGATCCTGGAGCGTCGTTCACCAGCGGCGACCCTCGCCTGGCTGTTGGCATTGCTGTTCATGCCTTATTTCGGTTTCCTCGTCTATTTGCTATTCGGGCCGCGGCGGCTGCGTCGACGCCGGCTGCGCTATGGCCGCGCTCGCGAACGCCTGATTCAGTCCACCCGCGACCTGCGCCCTGATCATGCGATCCCGGAAGGTTTCCCGGACGCTGGACTTGAACGGCAAATCGCCCTGCTGCTGGCCCGGATTAGTCAGGGCGCTCCGGCGCCGGCAACCGGCGTTACCGTACTGGAAACCGGCGACGCTTGCTATGAAGCCATCGAAACCGCCATCGCCGCCGCTCAACATCACATCCATCTCGAATACTACATGTGGCAACCGGATCAGGTCGGTACCCGCTTGCGCGATGCGTTGATCGAAAAAGCCCGTCATGGCGTCCAGGTGCGTCTGCTGCTGGATGCGATTGGTTCCGACCGGATCAATCACCGCTTTTTGCAACCATTGCAGGATGCCGGAGTTCAGGTCGCCTGGTTCAATCCGATTGGCCTGCGTCGATTCCGCCTGAAATACGTCAATTTTCGCACCCACCGAAAGATTATGGTCTGCGATGGCCGGGTCGGCTTCACTGGCGGCATCAACATCAGCGATGAACACAGCCAAATTCTATGTCGCAACGATGCTTGGCGCGACACGCATCTGCGCATCGAAGGTGAGCCGGTTCACCGATTACAATTCATTTTCCTGGAAGACTGGTACTTTGCTACCGATCAAGCGCCTTTTGAAGATAAGTTCTTTCCCCGTTTTGCCGAAACGACTGGCCATTGGTTACAAATTGTCGAATCCGGTCCCGACAATAACCGCCACGCCATCGCCAAGCTCTATTTCGCCGCCATTGCCGGCGCGCAACGGCAACTGTTGCTAGCAACGCCTTACTTTGTTCCCAGCGAAGCGCTAACGACCGCACTAGTCACCGCTGCATTGCGCGGGGTAAACGTGCAAGTACTGGCGCCCAAGAATAGCGATTCACGATTGGTCACCGCTGCGGCCCGCAGTTACTACGACGAACTGGTCAGCGCCGGCGTCGCGATCCACGAATATGGCCCGCCGATGCTGCACGCCAAGCTGATGGTAGTCGACGAACGAATTGCCGCGGTGGGCAGCGCCAATTTCGACAACCGGAGCTTGATGCTGAATTTCGAAGCCATAGCGGTGCTTTACGATGCGGGATTAGCAGCAACTCTGGCCCACAGTTTCGCTGCCGACCTGCGCTGCGCCTCGCGCTATGTGAAACCCGGTCGTCGGGCGACGCTGAGCCAGCGATTGGGCGAATCCACGGCGCGACTCTTATCGCCCTTGTTATAG
- a CDS encoding SpoVR family protein, which produces MSESRLIADSSEWTFPMLERYNEVIGQIAVNDFGLDVYPNQIEIITAEQMMDAYSSVGMPLGYKHWSYGKQFVLTEKNYRRGQMGLAYEIVINSDPCIAYLMEENTAMMQALVIAHAAYGHNSFFKGNYLFRTWTSADAIIDYLLFARNYVAECEERYGEEEVEVFLDSCHALMNYGVDRYKHPAPLSLSEEKQRQREREDYLQSQINDLWRTVPTKSTETTAAETERRYPSEPQENLLYFIEKNAPLLEPWQRELVRIVRKIAQYFYPQRQTQVMNEGHATFWHYTLMNRLYDEGYANDGFMIEFLQSHTSVVHQLPFDHPYYSGINPYALGFGMMSDIQRICQAPTDEDRYWFPDIAGQDWLKVLDFAMRNFKDESFIAQFLSPKLMRDLKLFAVLDDDTQDELEVTAIHDEAGYRRLRLALADQYNLGSREPNIQVWNVAHRQDRSLTLRHTRYHRRPLHSETTQEVLKHLHRLWGFTVRMEAVDEEGKVELVGECPVQG; this is translated from the coding sequence ATGAGTGAATCGAGACTGATTGCCGACTCGTCCGAATGGACGTTCCCGATGCTGGAGCGCTACAACGAAGTCATCGGCCAAATTGCCGTGAACGACTTCGGTCTGGATGTTTATCCGAACCAGATCGAGATCATCACCGCCGAACAGATGATGGACGCCTATTCCTCGGTGGGGATGCCGCTGGGTTACAAGCACTGGTCCTACGGTAAGCAATTCGTGCTGACCGAGAAAAATTACCGGCGCGGGCAAATGGGGCTGGCCTACGAGATCGTGATCAACTCCGATCCGTGCATCGCCTACCTGATGGAAGAGAACACCGCCATGATGCAGGCGCTGGTGATTGCTCACGCCGCTTATGGTCATAACTCCTTCTTCAAGGGCAACTACCTGTTCCGCACCTGGACCAGCGCCGACGCCATTATCGATTACCTGCTGTTCGCCCGGAACTATGTAGCGGAATGCGAGGAGCGCTATGGCGAGGAAGAAGTGGAGGTCTTCCTCGACTCTTGCCATGCGCTGATGAACTACGGGGTTGATCGCTACAAGCATCCAGCGCCGTTGTCGCTCAGCGAGGAGAAGCAACGCCAGCGCGAACGGGAAGATTATCTGCAATCGCAGATCAACGATCTGTGGCGCACGGTCCCGACCAAATCCACTGAGACGACGGCCGCCGAGACCGAGCGGCGCTATCCCTCCGAGCCGCAGGAAAATCTGCTGTATTTCATCGAGAAGAATGCGCCATTGCTGGAGCCGTGGCAACGGGAGCTAGTGCGCATCGTCCGCAAGATCGCCCAGTATTTCTACCCGCAGCGCCAGACGCAGGTGATGAATGAAGGTCACGCAACCTTCTGGCATTACACGCTGATGAATCGGCTCTATGACGAGGGCTACGCCAACGACGGATTCATGATTGAATTTCTGCAATCGCACACCAGCGTGGTGCATCAACTCCCGTTCGACCATCCCTACTACTCCGGGATTAATCCCTACGCGCTGGGTTTTGGCATGATGAGCGACATTCAGCGCATCTGTCAGGCACCAACGGACGAAGATCGCTACTGGTTCCCGGATATCGCTGGGCAGGACTGGCTCAAGGTGCTGGACTTCGCCATGCGCAATTTCAAGGATGAGAGTTTCATCGCTCAATTCCTGTCGCCCAAGCTGATGCGGGATTTGAAACTGTTCGCCGTGCTGGACGATGACACTCAGGATGAGCTGGAGGTTACCGCGATTCATGACGAAGCGGGTTATCGGCGACTGCGGCTGGCGCTGGCTGATCAGTACAACCTGGGCAGCCGCGAGCCAAACATTCAGGTGTGGAATGTCGCTCATCGTCAGGATCGGTCATTAACCTTGCGGCATACCCGCTATCATCGTCGGCCACTGCATTCGGAGACCACACAGGAAGTGCTTAAGCATTTGCATCGGTTGTGGGGGTTCACCGTGCGGATGGAGGCGGTGGATGAAGAGGGCAAAGTGGAACTGGTGGGAGAATGCCCGGTGCAGGGGTAG
- a CDS encoding PrkA family serine protein kinase — protein MKIFNRYLSRYEESREEVLTLQEYLELCKTDPSTYASAAERLLKAIGEPELVDTRNDPRLSRIFQNKVLKLYPAFEEFYGMEDCIEQIVSYLRHAAQGLEEKKQILYLLGPVGGGKSSLAERLKQLMERVPFYAIKDSPVFESPLGLFNPEEDGPILEEDYGIPNRYLRHIMSPWAAKRLQEYNGDITRFKVVKLRPSILHQIAVAKTEPGDENNQDISSLVGKVDIRKLEHFAQNDPDAYSFSGALCRANRGLMEFVEMFKAPIKVLHPLLTATQEGNYNSTEGLSAIPYEGIILAHSNESEWQSFKNNKNNEAFLDRVYIVKVPYCLRVSDEVRIYQKLLTHSSLSQAPCAPGTLEMLAQFSTLTRIKEPENSSIFSKMRVYDGENLKDTDPKAKSMQEYRDYAGVDEGMTGISTRFAFKILSQVFNFDHAEVAANPVHLLYVLERQIEREQFAPEVEEKYLSYLKGYLAPRYAEFIGKELQQAYLESYSEYGQNIFDRYVTYADFWIQDQEYRDPDTGESFDRSALNAELEKIEKPAGISNPKDFRNEIVNFVLRAKAKNAGKNPAWTSYEKLRAVIEKKMFSTTEDLLPVISFNTKASADEQKKHAEFVDRMVAKGYTAKQVRLLSDWYLRVRKAS, from the coding sequence ATGAAAATTTTCAACCGCTACCTGTCGCGCTATGAAGAAAGCCGCGAAGAGGTGTTGACCCTCCAGGAGTACCTGGAGCTGTGCAAGACTGACCCCAGCACCTACGCCAGCGCCGCCGAGCGGCTGCTCAAGGCCATTGGCGAACCGGAGTTGGTCGATACCCGGAATGATCCCCGCCTGTCGCGCATCTTCCAGAACAAAGTGCTCAAACTCTATCCCGCCTTTGAAGAATTCTATGGGATGGAGGACTGCATCGAACAGATTGTGTCCTATCTCCGTCACGCCGCGCAGGGCTTGGAGGAAAAGAAGCAGATTCTCTATTTGCTTGGCCCGGTGGGCGGTGGAAAATCGTCACTGGCCGAACGCCTCAAGCAATTGATGGAGCGCGTACCGTTCTACGCCATTAAGGATTCACCGGTATTTGAATCGCCGCTCGGGCTGTTCAACCCCGAAGAGGACGGCCCTATTCTGGAAGAGGATTACGGTATTCCTAACCGCTACCTGCGTCATATCATGTCGCCGTGGGCGGCCAAGCGCCTGCAGGAATACAATGGCGATATTACCCGCTTCAAAGTGGTCAAGTTGCGTCCTTCAATCCTGCATCAGATCGCCGTCGCCAAAACTGAACCGGGCGACGAGAATAACCAGGACATCTCCTCGCTGGTCGGCAAGGTGGATATCCGTAAACTGGAGCATTTCGCCCAGAACGACCCAGATGCCTACAGCTTCTCCGGCGCGTTGTGCCGCGCCAATCGCGGGCTGATGGAATTCGTCGAAATGTTCAAAGCGCCGATCAAGGTGCTGCATCCCCTGCTCACCGCAACCCAGGAAGGTAATTACAACAGCACCGAGGGCTTGTCGGCGATCCCCTACGAGGGCATCATCCTGGCGCACTCCAATGAATCAGAATGGCAATCCTTCAAGAACAACAAGAATAATGAGGCGTTCCTGGATCGCGTCTATATCGTCAAAGTGCCCTATTGCCTGCGGGTGTCGGACGAGGTCAGGATTTACCAGAAATTGTTGACCCATAGCTCCCTATCGCAAGCGCCCTGCGCGCCCGGCACTTTGGAAATGCTGGCGCAATTTTCGACGCTGACCCGCATCAAAGAGCCGGAAAACTCCAGCATCTTTTCTAAGATGCGCGTTTACGACGGCGAGAATCTTAAGGACACCGATCCCAAGGCCAAGTCGATGCAGGAATACCGTGACTACGCCGGTGTCGATGAAGGTATGACTGGCATTTCCACGCGGTTCGCCTTCAAGATTCTGTCGCAGGTCTTCAACTTCGATCATGCCGAGGTGGCTGCTAACCCGGTTCATCTGCTCTATGTGTTGGAGCGGCAAATTGAGCGCGAGCAGTTCGCTCCGGAGGTCGAGGAGAAATATCTGTCTTATCTCAAGGGCTATCTGGCGCCGCGCTATGCCGAATTCATTGGCAAGGAACTTCAACAGGCTTATCTAGAGTCTTATTCCGAGTACGGGCAGAACATTTTCGACCGCTACGTGACCTACGCCGATTTCTGGATCCAGGATCAGGAATACCGCGATCCCGACACCGGCGAATCGTTCGACCGGTCGGCGCTCAACGCCGAACTGGAAAAGATCGAAAAACCGGCCGGCATCAGCAATCCCAAGGATTTTCGCAATGAAATCGTCAATTTCGTATTGCGAGCTAAAGCCAAGAACGCGGGCAAGAACCCGGCCTGGACCAGTTACGAAAAACTGCGGGCAGTGATCGAAAAGAAAATGTTCTCGACCACTGAGGATCTGCTGCCGGTAATCAGCTTCAACACCAAGGCCAGCGCCGACGAGCAGAAAAAGCACGCCGAATTTGTGGACCGGATGGTCGCCAAAGGCTACACGGCTAAACAGGTGCGGCTGTTGTCCGATTGGTATCTGCGGGTCCGCAAGGCATCCTGA
- a CDS encoding YeaH/YhbH family protein, which translates to MATFIDRRLDGKNKSAVNRQRFIRRFKGQIKKAVAEAMNGRSITDIDNGEKINIPARDLSEPVFSHGPGGRREAIHPGNKEFTAGDRIARPPGGGGSGSGGQASNTGEGEDDFVFELSRDEFLELFFEDLELPNLVRTQLAKTTEFKSVRAGFTSDGVPANIDVVRSLKGALARRMALAAPYNRRLNEAEEELRQLLDETPVDEEQVGALTEEIEHLRARVRAVPFIDTFDLRYANRVKQPQPTTQAVMFCIMDVSGSMDRARKDLAKRFFTLLYLFLKRNYEKIEVVFIRHHTVAKEVDEQEFFYSRETGGTVVSSALQLAAEIMRDRYPVSSWNLYVAQASDGDNWHHDSPTCRDLLVQRIMPYVRYYAYIEITPDRHQSLWDAYEDVKAQHPHFAMRQIDGPADIYPVFRDLFKRRVS; encoded by the coding sequence ATGGCCACGTTTATCGACCGGCGGTTGGACGGCAAGAACAAAAGCGCCGTCAACCGTCAGCGTTTCATCCGGCGCTTCAAGGGCCAGATCAAGAAAGCCGTGGCCGAGGCCATGAATGGCCGTAGCATCACCGACATCGACAACGGCGAGAAGATCAACATTCCGGCCCGCGATCTGTCTGAACCGGTGTTCAGTCACGGCCCCGGCGGTCGCCGCGAGGCGATCCATCCCGGTAACAAGGAGTTCACGGCGGGCGATCGGATTGCCCGGCCGCCTGGCGGTGGGGGTTCCGGCAGTGGTGGCCAGGCTAGTAACACCGGTGAGGGCGAAGATGATTTTGTTTTTGAACTGTCGCGGGACGAGTTTCTGGAGTTGTTCTTTGAGGATCTGGAGCTGCCGAATCTGGTGCGCACCCAGTTGGCTAAAACCACCGAGTTCAAATCGGTGCGGGCCGGCTTCACCAGCGATGGCGTCCCGGCCAATATCGATGTGGTGCGTTCGCTGAAAGGCGCGCTGGCGCGGCGCATGGCGCTGGCCGCGCCCTACAATCGTCGCTTGAATGAAGCCGAGGAGGAACTGCGACAATTACTGGACGAAACGCCGGTCGACGAAGAGCAGGTCGGGGCGCTGACCGAAGAGATCGAACACCTGCGGGCGCGGGTGCGCGCGGTGCCGTTCATCGACACTTTTGATCTGCGCTACGCTAACCGGGTCAAGCAACCGCAGCCGACTACGCAGGCGGTGATGTTCTGTATCATGGATGTGTCCGGTTCAATGGATCGAGCGCGCAAGGACCTGGCCAAGCGTTTCTTTACGCTGCTCTATCTGTTTCTCAAGCGAAATTACGAAAAAATCGAAGTGGTGTTCATTCGCCACCACACGGTCGCCAAGGAAGTCGATGAACAGGAATTTTTCTACTCGCGGGAAACCGGCGGCACGGTCGTCTCCAGCGCCCTGCAATTGGCAGCGGAGATCATGCGCGACCGCTACCCGGTCTCCAGTTGGAATCTGTATGTTGCCCAGGCTTCCGATGGCGACAACTGGCATCATGACTCGCCAACCTGCCGCGATCTGCTGGTGCAGCGCATTATGCCCTACGTCCGCTATTACGCTTACATCGAAATCACCCCGGACCGCCATCAAAGTCTGTGGGACGCCTACGAGGACGTGAAGGCGCAACACCCGCACTTCGCCATGCGACAGATCGATGGCCCCGCGGATATCTACCCGGTGTTCCGGGATCTGTTCAAGAGGCGCGTGTCATGA
- a CDS encoding AI-2E family transporter: MKILSEWFERFFHDPQAVILTVVLVLGTSVVLVMGQDLAPVLASIVIAYLLEGIVQALERRLRIPRLLAVVVVFILFMTFVLFVLFGLLPLVSRQLTQLIQQLPTMIVQGQNLLLSLPAMYPDFITEVQVLEVINAVRAEIATWGQNILSWSLAAGMGFITAIIYLVLLPLLVFFFLKDKRLILDWVHGFLPHDHTLAQQVWREIDRQMGNYVRGKFLEILVVWIVTFAAFIYMGLQFSMLLALMVGLSVIVPYIGAVVVTIPVALVAFFQWGWGSEFLWLLGVYLVIQGLDGNVLVPLLFSEVVDLHPIAIIVAVLVFGGLWGFWGVFFAIPLATVVQSLIKAWPRQAVKVVEQPTAL; this comes from the coding sequence ATGAAAATCCTCAGCGAATGGTTTGAACGATTTTTCCACGATCCCCAAGCGGTCATTCTGACCGTGGTGCTGGTGCTCGGCACGAGTGTGGTTTTGGTGATGGGCCAGGACTTGGCGCCGGTGCTGGCCAGCATCGTGATTGCTTATCTTCTGGAGGGCATTGTGCAGGCGCTGGAGCGCCGCTTGCGAATACCGCGTCTGTTGGCGGTGGTGGTGGTGTTCATCCTGTTCATGACTTTTGTGTTATTTGTACTGTTCGGATTGCTGCCGCTGGTCTCGCGGCAATTAACGCAATTAATCCAGCAGTTACCGACCATGATCGTCCAGGGTCAGAATCTGTTGCTCAGCCTGCCGGCCATGTACCCGGATTTCATCACCGAGGTGCAGGTGCTGGAAGTGATTAACGCCGTGCGGGCGGAAATCGCAACCTGGGGCCAGAATATCCTGTCCTGGTCACTGGCGGCGGGCATGGGGTTTATTACGGCGATCATCTATCTGGTGTTGCTGCCCCTTCTGGTGTTTTTTTTCCTTAAGGACAAGCGGTTGATCCTGGATTGGGTGCATGGATTTCTCCCGCACGATCATACTCTGGCGCAGCAGGTCTGGCGCGAGATCGACCGGCAAATGGGCAACTATGTGCGCGGCAAGTTTCTGGAAATCCTGGTGGTCTGGATAGTAACTTTCGCTGCTTTCATCTATATGGGGTTGCAGTTCTCCATGTTGCTGGCGCTGATGGTGGGGTTGTCGGTGATCGTGCCCTATATCGGAGCAGTGGTAGTGACCATTCCGGTCGCGCTCGTGGCGTTCTTTCAATGGGGTTGGGGTTCAGAGTTTCTGTGGCTGCTGGGCGTTTATCTGGTGATTCAGGGTCTGGATGGCAATGTGCTGGTGCCGTTGCTATTTTCCGAGGTCGTGGATTTGCATCCGATTGCTATCATCGTCGCGGTGCTGGTCTTTGGCGGACTGTGGGGATTTTGGGGGGTGTTTTTCGCGATTCCACTGGCGACCGTGGTGCAATCGCTGATCAAAGCCTGGCCGCGCCAGGCGGTGAAGGTCGTCGAACAGCCGACTGCGCTATAA
- a CDS encoding DUF29 domain-containing protein, whose protein sequence is MTIATYETDFYLWTQQQADLLRQRQFNRIDLDVENIAEEIESIGKRDRRSISGYIQNVLLHLLKWRYQPERRGASWRLSIENGRYQIMDLLDESPSLNAHMEALTIKAYQQARKNAAGETSLPLITFPEQCPFTVEQITGDWWPD, encoded by the coding sequence ATGACGATAGCGACCTACGAAACCGATTTTTATCTGTGGACGCAGCAACAGGCTGATCTGTTACGCCAACGGCAGTTCAATCGAATTGATCTGGACGTGGAGAATATCGCCGAAGAGATTGAAAGCATAGGCAAACGGGATCGGCGGTCAATCAGCGGCTATATTCAAAATGTTCTGCTGCACTTGCTGAAATGGCGTTATCAGCCGGAACGACGCGGGGCAAGCTGGCGATTATCGATTGAAAATGGCCGGTACCAAATCATGGATTTGCTCGATGAAAGTCCTAGTCTGAATGCGCACATGGAGGCGCTCACCATCAAAGCCTATCAACAGGCCCGGAAGAATGCGGCGGGCGAAACCAGCTTGCCATTGATCACTTTCCCGGAGCAATGCCCGTTTACTGTAGAGCAGATCACGGGAGACTGGTGGCCAGACTGA